In Malus sylvestris chromosome 15, drMalSylv7.2, whole genome shotgun sequence, a single genomic region encodes these proteins:
- the LOC126603735 gene encoding 4-hydroxybenzoate polyprenyltransferase, mitochondrial-like — protein sequence MASFWLASRSSRRFLKPSVSLSRTLFAVSSYHPTTATAIPNPNPNPYQNASPLGPFNQRHRWTPSSVEFDLRLLAHLSSSPSSTGEKNDGNQGGHGTKAEASWIDLYLPRQARPYAKLARLDRPIGTWLLAWPCMWSITLAASPGHLPDFKMMTLFGCGALLLRGAGCTVNDLLDRDIDTMVARTKLRPVASGVLTPFQGLCFLGFQLLLGLGILLQLNNYSRVLGASSLLLVFSYPLMKRFTFWPQAYLGLTFNWGALLGWAAVKGSIDPAVVLPLYFSGVCWTLVYDTIYAHQDKEDDLKVGVKSTALRFGDSTKEWITGFGILCMSSLALSGYNAEIGWPYYAFLSAASGQLAWQIWTADLSSRADCNRKFVSNKWFGAIIFSGILFGRLSS from the exons ATGGCTTCGTTTTGGCTGGCCTCTCGCTCGTCACGTAGGTTTCTGAAACCTTCAGTGTCCCTCTCCCGCACCCTATTCGCAGTCTCTTCTTATCACCCAACTACAGCCACCGCCattcctaaccctaaccctaacccttaTCAGAACGCAAGCCCGTTGGGCCCATTCAATCAAAGGCACCGTTGGACTCCAAGCTCCGTTGAATTTGATCTCAGACTCTTAGCGCACCTCTCCAGCTCGCCTTCGTCAACTGGCGAGAAGAACGACGGAAATCAGGGCGGCCATGGCACCAAGGCTGAGGCTTCTTGGATCGACTTGTATTTGCCGAGGCAAGCTCGGCCTTATGCTAAGCTCGCTCGCCTCGACCGGCCCATTGGCACCTGGTTGCTCGCTTGGCCTTGTATGTG GTCAATAACATTGGCAGCAAGCCCAGGGCACCTTCCTGATTTTAAGATGATGACACTATTTGGATGTGGCGCTCTGCTTTTGAGGGGCGCTGGCTGCACCGTAAATGATCTCCTTGACCGGGATATTGATACCATG GTCGCACGCACAAAGTTGCGGCCAGTTGCAAGTGGTGTTTTGACCCCCTTTCAGGGGCTTTGCTTTCTTGGATTTCAATTGCTTTTGGGTCTTGGGATTCTCCTCCAACTGAATAATTATAG CCGTGTTTTAGGGGCTTCATCTTTGTTGCTAGTTTTCTCCTATCCTCTCATGAAGAGGTTCACATTCTGG CCTCAAGCTTATTTAGGGTTAACCTTCAATTGGGGAGCTTTGTTAGGATGGGCTGCTGTTAAAGGAAGCATTGATCCAGCTGTAGTGCTCCCATTGTACTTTTCTGGAGTATGCTGGACACTTGTGTATGATACGATATATGCACATCAG GACAAGGAAGATGATTTGAAAGTAGGTGTTAAGTCTACGGCTTTGAGATTTGGCGATTCAACTAAGGAGTGGATTACTGGCTTTGGAATTTTGTGCATGAGTAGTCTTGCCCTTAGTGGATATAATGCTGAAATtg GTTGGCCATATTATGCATTTTTGTCGGCTGCTTCTGGACAATTAGCTTGGCAGATATGGACAGCTGACCTTTCATCCCGGGCTGATTGCAATAGAAA ATTTGTGTCGAACAAATGGTTTGGTGCTATTATTTTCAGTGGAATCCTGTTTGGAAGACTTTCATCTTAG